One Cylindrospermum stagnale PCC 7417 DNA segment encodes these proteins:
- a CDS encoding type I polyketide synthase — MDNPMPFTQNTGLEIAVIGMAGRFPGAKNLNDFWDNLQKGVESISFFTDEELLASGIDPDVLSQPNYVKASGVLKDIELFDASFFDFDSKEAEITDPQHRFFLECAWEALENAGYDSLSYKGSIGTYAGTGSNRYLVNLYSNQNITSSLSNLEISIGNDRDFLTTRVSYKLNLEGPSYTVQTACSTSLVAVHLACQSLLGGECDMALAGGVSINLYQKEGYFYQDGGITSPDGHCRTFDAKAKGTIGGDGVGIVVLKRLEDALTDGDNIYAVIKGSAVNNDGSFKLSYTAPRIDGQAKVIRAAQLTAEVEPETITYVEAHGTATPLGDPIEVAALTQVFSLHTDKKHFCALGSVKTNVGHLNTAAGVAGLIKTVLALKHGLLPPSLHFEEPNPQIDFDNSPFYVNTELSQWKVNNGPRRAGVSSFGIGGTNAHVILEEAPVDIRQNIELCQSRPWQLLVLSAKTSSALENVTVNLTTHLKHNPTLNLADVAHVLQVGRRPFNHRRIVVCQNLNDAVQALDPPNPQRVLTNFQEPGDRPVVFIFPQEDVLCVNKTLELYHYEPTFRQSVDSCFEIIKSYQELDLRTVLYPNPEQAEKATYLLEQTQISQLALFVIEYALAQLWLSWGIRPQSMIGYSTGEYVAATLAGVFSLENALAQIAARGQLLQQMPFLKHDIRQIEKIELNPPQIPLISYVSGTWLTTTEATDPSYWSKRLKQTANFADGIAELIKEPNAILLEVGSKGTLSALAYTHQKDKPTALSSLPHPKDQQSDIAFLLTTLGQLWLLGVQVDWSGFYAHEQRSRIPLPTYPFERQRYWIDQQPDIVPVTTQVIHKKSNIADWFYIPSWKQSKLIEPFEEEKTQAQKICWLVFVDACGLGKELVTRLEQQKHDLITVFVGKQFAKLSDNAYIINPQRQDDYEALIQQLRQLDRIPQAIAHFWNVTSYDQSYLADRDFENSQYLGFYSLLFLTQALDKQNITYPLQIITVTNNLHEVTGEESLNPEKATLLGPCKVIGQEYPNIFCRSVDVVIPKSTTENEKLIDYLIEEFTTKTDDLIVAYRGHHRWVQTWEPVQLGAVIEEKTRFRNRGVYLITGGLGNIGFTFAKYLAKAFKAKLILLGRSDLPIKENFSEWIATHGEQDTVSRQIQKVKALEELGAEVLVISADVANFEQMQVAIAQADEYFGKINGVIHAAGIVGDNSFKLIQEIGKAECEMHFQSKVHGLFVLQKLLHSRELDFCLLLSSISSILGGLGFVAYSAANLYMDAFTYQQNRTKTVPWISLNWEGSPVDKEEQQNTNNQSTLAELFITTTESVEVFKRVFSIKKLSQIAISLGELQARINQWLKLESIRDVEPSKQDTERSVQKDSPQLRPRANLQTAYVPPRTPVEFVVANLWQQLLNIERVGIYDNYFELGGHSLVAVRLMAQIQRKFGQNIPLAALFQAPTVEKLASVLQETTDSRPWSPLVEIQPRGSKRPFFCLPGGGGNVLYFYQLANYLGLDQPFYALQASGLDGKTPAHTSIEDMAADYIKAIQVVQPEGPYLLGGHSFGGRVAFEIALQLQQLGQEVAVLAIFDTWAPIPDQKPVEVHKDDTQYLIEMVNMIEGFFSKNLFITEDTLRKLMPDEQLNYFLAQLKTAEILPPQATLEQVDGFLKVYKANTKANCAYMPKEAYHNQVTVFHAQEELFDNPSMGWDKYSLKSVETYEVPGEHITMMAEPHVQVLAKHLKVCLEQAQANG, encoded by the coding sequence ATGGATAATCCTATGCCCTTTACTCAAAACACTGGTTTAGAAATAGCAGTCATCGGTATGGCTGGTCGTTTTCCTGGAGCTAAAAATCTTAATGATTTTTGGGACAATCTCCAGAAAGGAGTAGAATCGATTTCTTTTTTTACTGATGAAGAGTTACTGGCTTCAGGAATAGATCCAGATGTATTGAGTCAACCTAACTATGTGAAAGCATCTGGAGTATTAAAAGATATAGAACTTTTTGATGCTTCGTTTTTTGATTTTGATTCAAAAGAAGCAGAAATTACCGATCCGCAGCATCGTTTTTTTCTAGAATGCGCTTGGGAAGCCTTGGAAAATGCTGGCTATGACTCTCTATCTTACAAGGGTTCGATTGGTACTTACGCTGGTACTGGGTCTAACCGATATTTAGTCAACCTTTATTCAAATCAAAACATTACAAGCTCACTTAGTAATTTAGAGATTTCAATTGGAAATGACAGGGATTTTCTGACCACACGCGTTTCCTATAAACTTAACTTGGAAGGGCCCAGTTACACAGTTCAAACTGCCTGTTCAACATCATTGGTCGCTGTTCACTTAGCCTGCCAAAGTTTGCTAGGTGGTGAATGCGATATGGCCTTGGCTGGCGGCGTTTCTATAAATTTATATCAAAAAGAAGGCTATTTTTACCAAGATGGAGGTATTACTTCTCCAGATGGGCACTGCCGTACTTTTGATGCTAAAGCAAAGGGAACTATCGGTGGTGATGGTGTAGGTATTGTAGTGTTAAAGCGATTAGAAGATGCTCTCACAGATGGAGACAATATTTATGCTGTCATCAAAGGTTCCGCTGTTAATAACGATGGTTCTTTTAAACTTAGTTATACGGCACCTCGTATAGATGGCCAAGCAAAGGTTATAAGAGCAGCTCAACTAACGGCTGAGGTTGAACCTGAGACAATCACTTATGTCGAGGCTCATGGGACAGCGACTCCCTTAGGTGACCCAATAGAAGTAGCAGCGTTAACACAAGTGTTCTCACTTCATACTGATAAAAAACACTTTTGTGCTCTTGGTTCAGTAAAAACTAATGTTGGTCATTTAAATACGGCAGCTGGTGTTGCAGGCTTAATCAAAACTGTTCTTGCATTGAAACATGGTTTGTTACCACCAAGCTTGCACTTTGAAGAACCTAATCCCCAAATTGACTTCGATAACAGTCCCTTTTATGTAAATACTGAGCTATCACAATGGAAGGTTAATAATGGTCCTCGCCGTGCCGGGGTTAGTTCTTTTGGTATTGGCGGTACCAATGCACATGTAATTTTGGAAGAAGCACCAGTTGACATTAGGCAAAACATAGAATTATGTCAATCTCGTCCTTGGCAGTTATTAGTACTTTCTGCTAAGACAAGTTCAGCACTGGAGAATGTCACAGTAAATTTAACAACTCACCTCAAGCACAACCCGACATTAAATCTTGCCGATGTGGCTCACGTACTGCAAGTAGGTCGTCGCCCTTTCAACCATCGCCGGATAGTAGTTTGCCAAAACCTAAATGATGCAGTACAGGCACTAGACCCTCCAAATCCTCAAAGAGTTTTGACCAACTTTCAAGAGCCTGGCGATCGCCCTGTTGTATTTATCTTTCCTCAGGAGGATGTACTGTGTGTAAATAAAACTTTGGAGTTATATCACTATGAACCAACATTTCGTCAGTCGGTTGATTCTTGTTTTGAAATTATAAAATCTTATCAAGAACTAGATTTACGCACAGTATTGTATCCAAACCCAGAACAGGCTGAAAAAGCTACTTATTTGCTAGAACAAACTCAAATTTCCCAGCTAGCATTGTTTGTGATTGAGTACGCTTTAGCACAGCTATGGCTGTCTTGGGGTATACGTCCTCAATCTATGATTGGTTATAGTACTGGAGAGTATGTAGCTGCAACTCTTGCTGGTGTATTTTCCCTAGAAAATGCTTTAGCACAAATAGCTGCTCGCGGGCAACTGTTGCAACAGATGCCCTTTCTAAAGCACGACATTAGGCAAATCGAAAAAATCGAATTGAACCCACCTCAGATTCCTTTAATCTCGTATGTGTCAGGAACTTGGCTTACTACAACGGAAGCAACAGACCCGAGCTATTGGTCAAAGCGTCTAAAGCAAACAGCAAACTTTGCAGATGGTATTGCTGAGTTAATAAAAGAGCCAAATGCTATTTTATTAGAGGTTGGTTCCAAAGGAACATTGAGTGCTTTAGCTTATACGCATCAAAAAGATAAACCTACGGCTTTGAGTTCACTTCCTCATCCAAAAGACCAACAGTCGGATATAGCATTCTTGCTCACTACCTTAGGGCAACTCTGGCTTTTGGGAGTTCAAGTAGACTGGTCTGGTTTTTATGCCCACGAGCAGCGTTCCCGGATTCCGTTGCCAACTTATCCTTTCGAGCGTCAACGTTACTGGATTGACCAACAACCAGATATTGTACCTGTTACTACACAGGTAATACACAAAAAGTCAAATATTGCAGACTGGTTTTATATTCCTTCATGGAAACAATCTAAACTCATTGAACCTTTTGAAGAAGAAAAGACACAAGCTCAAAAGATTTGTTGGCTTGTTTTTGTTGATGCATGTGGCTTAGGAAAAGAACTTGTAACAAGACTGGAACAACAAAAGCACGATCTGATCACAGTGTTTGTGGGAAAACAGTTTGCTAAACTTAGTGATAATGCATATATAATCAATCCCCAGCGACAAGATGACTATGAAGCCTTGATCCAACAACTACGCCAATTAGATCGGATACCACAAGCGATCGCCCACTTCTGGAACGTCACATCATATGACCAATCGTACTTAGCAGATCGGGACTTTGAAAATAGTCAGTATTTAGGCTTTTACAGCCTGCTCTTCCTAACTCAAGCCTTAGATAAACAAAACATAACTTATCCTCTGCAAATTATTACAGTAACAAACAATTTGCATGAGGTGACAGGTGAAGAAAGTTTAAACCCTGAAAAAGCAACCTTGTTAGGACCGTGCAAAGTTATTGGACAAGAATATCCGAACATATTTTGCCGTAGTGTTGATGTTGTGATTCCCAAATCTACAACTGAAAACGAGAAGCTAATAGACTATTTGATAGAGGAATTTACAACTAAAACAGATGACCTAATAGTTGCGTATCGTGGACATCATCGCTGGGTTCAAACATGGGAACCCGTCCAACTAGGTGCAGTGATTGAAGAAAAAACTAGGTTTAGGAACAGAGGTGTTTATCTCATCACTGGTGGTTTGGGAAACATTGGCTTTACTTTTGCCAAATACTTAGCTAAGGCATTCAAAGCCAAGCTGATCTTGTTAGGGCGCTCCGATCTTCCTATCAAAGAGAATTTCTCCGAATGGATAGCAACGCATGGTGAACAGGACACAGTAAGCCGCCAGATTCAAAAAGTAAAGGCTCTGGAAGAGTTGGGTGCTGAGGTTTTAGTCATCAGTGCGGATGTGGCTAACTTTGAACAAATGCAAGTAGCAATAGCTCAGGCAGATGAATACTTTGGCAAAATTAATGGTGTGATTCATGCGGCAGGGATAGTCGGAGATAATTCATTTAAACTTATTCAAGAGATTGGTAAGGCTGAATGTGAAATGCATTTTCAGTCTAAAGTGCATGGGCTATTTGTACTGCAAAAACTTTTGCATAGCAGAGAGCTTGATTTTTGCCTTTTATTATCCTCTATATCCTCTATTTTAGGAGGATTAGGGTTTGTCGCTTATTCGGCAGCAAACCTTTATATGGATGCTTTTACTTATCAGCAAAATCGGACAAAAACTGTACCTTGGATTAGCTTGAACTGGGAAGGTTCGCCAGTTGATAAAGAAGAACAGCAAAATACAAATAATCAATCAACTTTGGCTGAATTATTTATTACAACTACAGAAAGTGTAGAGGTCTTTAAACGTGTTTTTTCCATCAAGAAGCTATCTCAAATTGCTATCTCCTTAGGAGAGCTACAAGCTAGAATTAATCAGTGGCTTAAACTGGAATCAATACGTGATGTAGAACCTTCTAAACAAGATACAGAGCGTTCAGTACAGAAAGATTCACCCCAACTCCGCCCAAGAGCAAATTTGCAAACTGCTTATGTTCCTCCCCGTACTCCTGTTGAGTTCGTCGTTGCTAATTTATGGCAACAACTCCTAAATATTGAGCGTGTAGGTATTTATGACAATTACTTTGAATTGGGAGGTCATTCCCTTGTAGCTGTGCGCTTAATGGCTCAAATTCAACGAAAATTTGGTCAGAATATACCATTGGCTGCTCTGTTTCAAGCTCCTACAGTGGAAAAGCTAGCTAGTGTTCTCCAAGAGACAACAGATTCCCGACCTTGGTCTCCTTTAGTAGAAATTCAGCCTCGTGGTTCAAAGCGACCTTTCTTTTGCTTACCAGGAGGTGGTGGAAATGTCCTTTACTTTTATCAATTAGCGAATTACCTGGGGCTAGACCAACCATTTTACGCTTTACAAGCATCAGGTCTTGATGGAAAGACTCCTGCACACACAAGTATTGAAGATATGGCTGCTGATTACATCAAAGCAATACAAGTTGTGCAGCCAGAAGGTCCATATCTTCTGGGAGGTCATTCCTTCGGAGGCCGTGTAGCTTTTGAAATCGCCCTACAGTTGCAACAGCTAGGTCAAGAGGTTGCTGTGCTTGCCATTTTTGACACTTGGGCACCAATTCCTGACCAGAAACCTGTGGAAGTTCACAAGGATGATACGCAATACTTAATTGAGATGGTAAACATGATAGAAGGATTTTTTAGCAAGAATTTATTTATAACAGAGGATACTCTGAGAAAGCTGATGCCAGATGAGCAGTTAAACTACTTTCTCGCTCAGTTAAAAACTGCTGAAATATTACCTCCACAGGCTACTTTAGAGCAAGTTGACGGTTTCCTAAAAGTTTATAAAGCTAACACTAAAGCTAATTGTGCTTATATGCCAAAAGAAGCTTATCATAATCAAGTTACTGTCTTCCATGCACAAGAAGAACTCTTTGATAATCCGTCAATGGGTTGGGATAAGTACTCTTTAAAATCAGTAGAGACTTATGAAGTACCAGGTGAACATATCACAATGATGGCAGAACCTCATGTTCAGGTTTTGGCAAAACATTTAAAAGTTTGTCTTGAACAAGCACAGGCAAATGGTTGA
- a CDS encoding MFS transporter produces the protein MVEENYAKQRSTINGIWVFIPIWFGQLVSVIGSGVTAFALGIWVYQQTGSVTNLALTSLSATLPSVIISPIAGVFVDRWNRKWIMLISDLIAGLMTGLLALMLFVGNLEIWHIYLVTAVHSICTTFQEPAYMTAMTLLVPKQHLARVNGQLYLGESMTRMICPMLAGVLIATIKIQGIILFDLATFVFALVTLLYIRFPKPKIADRANVTGKSSLLIEVVDGWRYIKAKPGILGLMVLTAVTNFMFGTVGVLSIPLVISFASVTVVGILTSISGSGMLFGSLTVSIWGGSQRNMKNVFFFMSLNGLCLAFIGLKSNVWLVGVAAFIFFFGLPIINSSINVILQRKVMANVQGRVFGLTAMISKSCLPLAYLVAGSLADNVFKPLMPPSGSLAGSLGQIIGVGPGRGIGLMFIVMGMLTMIAAIFAYQYRPLRLVEKDLPDI, from the coding sequence ATGGTTGAAGAAAATTATGCCAAACAACGCTCTACCATAAATGGAATTTGGGTTTTTATCCCGATCTGGTTTGGACAATTGGTATCAGTAATTGGCTCTGGTGTGACTGCCTTTGCACTAGGTATATGGGTGTACCAGCAGACAGGATCGGTGACAAATTTAGCCCTCACTTCTTTGTCAGCAACTCTACCGTCTGTGATCATTTCTCCAATAGCGGGTGTGTTTGTAGATCGCTGGAACCGAAAGTGGATAATGCTTATAAGCGATTTGATTGCAGGTTTAATGACAGGCTTACTCGCACTGATGCTCTTTGTAGGTAACCTTGAAATCTGGCATATTTATTTAGTGACAGCTGTTCATTCCATCTGCACTACCTTCCAAGAACCAGCTTATATGACAGCTATGACATTGTTGGTTCCCAAGCAGCATCTGGCTCGAGTCAATGGTCAACTTTATCTTGGAGAATCTATGACTCGGATGATATGCCCTATGCTAGCAGGTGTATTGATAGCAACCATTAAAATTCAGGGTATTATTCTGTTCGACTTAGCTACCTTTGTCTTCGCCTTAGTCACGCTGCTATACATTCGGTTTCCCAAACCTAAGATCGCAGATCGTGCAAATGTTACGGGAAAAAGCTCGCTGTTAATTGAAGTGGTGGATGGTTGGAGATACATCAAGGCAAAACCAGGAATTTTAGGGTTAATGGTATTAACAGCTGTTACCAACTTTATGTTTGGTACAGTTGGAGTACTAAGTATTCCTTTGGTAATCTCTTTTGCTTCAGTTACGGTGGTAGGAATCTTAACATCTATTAGTGGTAGTGGTATGTTGTTCGGTAGCTTAACTGTGAGCATTTGGGGAGGATCGCAGCGCAACATGAAAAATGTGTTTTTCTTTATGTCGTTGAACGGGCTGTGTCTTGCATTTATAGGGCTAAAATCTAATGTTTGGCTTGTTGGTGTCGCCGCCTTTATCTTCTTTTTCGGCTTGCCAATTATCAACAGCTCAATTAATGTCATCCTTCAAAGAAAAGTCATGGCCAACGTTCAGGGAAGGGTCTTCGGCTTGACGGCAATGATTTCTAAGTCCTGCCTACCCCTTGCTTATCTCGTTGCTGGATCTCTAGCCGACAATGTCTTCAAGCCCCTAATGCCTCCAAGTGGTTCATTGGCTGGAAGCTTGGGACAAATTATCGGTGTCGGACCAGGACGCGGTATTGGTCTAATGTTCATAGTTATGGGAATGTTGACCATGATAGCAGCAATTTTTGCCTACCAATATCGTCCTCTTAGATTGGTAGAGAAAGATTTACCAGATATATAG
- a CDS encoding MbtH family protein, translating to MNTHEQEDKTIYKVVVNHEQQYSIWPAERENALGWQDAGRRSSREECLAYIKEVWTDMRPLSLRKTMEESARKTYS from the coding sequence ATGAATACACATGAACAAGAAGACAAGACGATTTACAAAGTGGTTGTAAATCACGAACAGCAGTATTCTATCTGGCCTGCCGAACGAGAAAATGCTCTTGGCTGGCAAGATGCAGGTAGACGTAGTTCTAGGGAAGAATGTTTAGCATACATTAAAGAAGTGTGGACCGACATGAGACCGCTTAGCTTGCGGAAAACAATGGAGGAGTCAGCACGTAAAACATACTCGTAG
- a CDS encoding 3-hydroxyacyl-CoA dehydrogenase family protein, protein MEIQVVGVVGAGIMGIGLSQSLAQTGHNVILLDISDKILEKAKQEIKNNLRFQQLFTKNKKVKQLDDILSNITFSTDYQFLQNVDFVIENATEKWHIKKDIYEKIDPICQPEIVFAANTSAIPITRIASVTKRASKVIGMHFMNPVPMKPTVETIRGYHTSNETIETAKKLLVQMKKECILVNDSPGFVSNRILMLTINEAIFILQEQIASVEEVDRIFKTCFGHIMGPLETADLIGLDTILFSIEVLYESFNESKYRPCSLLKKMVDAGLHGRKSGQGFYTYN, encoded by the coding sequence ATGGAAATTCAAGTCGTAGGCGTTGTAGGTGCAGGTATTATGGGGATAGGACTATCACAAAGCCTAGCCCAAACTGGTCATAATGTAATTCTTTTAGATATTTCCGACAAAATTTTAGAAAAGGCAAAACAAGAAATAAAAAATAATCTCCGTTTCCAACAGCTTTTCACAAAAAATAAGAAAGTCAAACAACTAGATGATATTCTGAGTAATATTACGTTTTCTACAGATTATCAATTCCTTCAAAATGTGGATTTTGTTATAGAAAACGCTACAGAAAAGTGGCATATAAAAAAAGATATATACGAAAAAATAGATCCAATTTGCCAGCCAGAAATAGTCTTTGCTGCTAATACATCTGCTATACCTATTACTCGCATTGCTTCAGTCACAAAGCGTGCCTCTAAAGTGATTGGGATGCATTTTATGAATCCCGTACCAATGAAGCCTACGGTTGAAACAATTCGTGGTTATCACACTAGTAATGAAACTATTGAGACAGCCAAAAAATTATTGGTTCAGATGAAAAAAGAATGTATTTTGGTCAATGACTCACCGGGCTTTGTATCGAATCGCATCTTGATGTTAACCATTAATGAAGCTATTTTTATTTTACAAGAACAAATAGCATCAGTGGAAGAAGTAGATAGAATTTTTAAAACATGTTTTGGACATATAATGGGACCCTTAGAAACCGCTGACTTGATAGGATTGGATACGATTCTATTCTCTATCGAAGTTCTGTATGAAAGTTTCAATGAAAGTAAGTACCGACCATGTTCTTTACTAAAAAAAATGGTCGATGCTGGATTACATGGACGGAAAAGTGGACAAGGTTTTTATACCTACAATTAA
- a CDS encoding acyl carrier protein translates to MKEAKIKIQKFLAQSFGHHEFQEDEDIFSLGFVNSMFAMQLVLFLEKEFQITIENEDLEFENFRSINAMSSFLEKKMHILAQN, encoded by the coding sequence ATGAAAGAAGCTAAAATTAAAATCCAAAAATTCCTAGCCCAGTCTTTTGGTCATCATGAATTCCAAGAAGACGAAGACATATTCTCTCTTGGTTTTGTGAATTCGATGTTTGCTATGCAGTTGGTACTATTTTTAGAGAAAGAGTTTCAAATAACGATTGAAAATGAAGACCTTGAATTTGAAAACTTCAGAAGTATAAATGCCATGAGCAGCTTTCTAGAAAAAAAGATGCATATACTTGCACAGAATTGA
- a CDS encoding acyl-CoA dehydrogenase family protein, which translates to MQIELTPQQKEAKAKFRAFTDEEIVPDADRADQEERTSRELIQRIAQQGYLGAIVPKERGGSGMDMIIYGLLNEEMGRGCSSLRSLLTVHSMVTHAILKWGSKFQKEHWIPKFASGEAIAAFGLSEPNVGSNAKKVETTATLSEEFYVLNGQKKWITYGQIADIFLIFAHCEGKPTAFLVEKNTPGLLVKPIFGMLGTRASMLAELHLNNCRIPRENLVCKEGFGFSHVASCALDYGRYSVAWGCIGIAQACLEACIRYTSQRKQFDVYLKDHQLIRQMVTEAIANVKAARLLCYQAGYLKDIGDSKSIMETSIAKYFASTTATKIASDAVQIHGGHGCSSECSVQRYFRDAKIMEIIEGSTQIQQITIAEYGYQQYMFSPTQT; encoded by the coding sequence ATGCAAATAGAATTAACTCCTCAGCAAAAAGAGGCTAAAGCTAAATTCCGAGCCTTCACAGATGAAGAGATTGTCCCTGATGCAGATAGGGCTGACCAAGAAGAACGGACTTCGAGGGAACTGATTCAAAGAATAGCTCAACAAGGTTATCTAGGCGCCATTGTGCCTAAAGAAAGAGGCGGCAGTGGTATGGATATGATAATTTACGGTCTTTTAAATGAAGAAATGGGACGGGGATGTTCTTCACTACGAAGCTTGCTTACAGTCCACTCTATGGTTACTCATGCCATCCTCAAGTGGGGCAGCAAGTTTCAAAAAGAGCATTGGATTCCCAAATTCGCTTCTGGTGAAGCGATCGCTGCTTTTGGCTTAAGTGAACCTAATGTGGGCAGTAATGCTAAAAAAGTGGAGACGACAGCAACACTTTCTGAAGAGTTTTATGTCTTAAATGGGCAAAAGAAGTGGATTACCTATGGACAAATTGCTGATATTTTCTTGATATTTGCTCACTGTGAAGGTAAGCCCACTGCTTTTCTAGTTGAAAAAAACACACCAGGACTCTTGGTTAAACCAATTTTTGGAATGTTGGGTACTAGAGCTTCGATGTTAGCAGAATTGCATCTAAATAATTGTCGGATTCCACGAGAAAACCTTGTATGTAAAGAAGGTTTTGGTTTTTCCCATGTAGCATCTTGTGCCTTAGATTATGGCAGGTACAGTGTAGCTTGGGGCTGTATAGGTATTGCTCAAGCCTGTCTTGAAGCCTGCATTCGGTATACAAGTCAAAGAAAGCAGTTTGATGTTTATTTGAAAGACCACCAATTAATTCGACAAATGGTGACTGAGGCGATCGCTAATGTGAAAGCAGCGAGACTATTGTGTTACCAAGCAGGCTACTTAAAAGATATTGGCGATTCTAAATCGATTATGGAAACCTCAATCGCTAAGTATTTTGCTTCTACAACGGCGACTAAAATAGCAAGCGATGCTGTACAAATTCATGGTGGCCATGGTTGTAGTAGTGAATGCTCTGTTCAGAGGTATTTTCGAGATGCCAAAATCATGGAGATTATCGAAGGAAGTACTCAGATTCAACAGATTACCATTGCTGAGTATGGTTATCAACAATATATGTTTTCACCTACTCAAACTTAG